A stretch of Onychomys torridus chromosome 2, mOncTor1.1, whole genome shotgun sequence DNA encodes these proteins:
- the Camta1 gene encoding calmodulin-binding transcription activator 1 isoform X13 — MWRAEGKWLPKTSRKSVSQSVFCGTSTYCVLNTVPPIEDDHGNSNSSHVKIFLPKKLLECLPKCSSLPKERHRWNTNEVLKFW; from the exons atgtggcGCGCGGAGGGGAAATGGCTGCCGAAAACAAGCCGGAAG agCGTTTCCCAAAGTGTATTCTGCGGAACTAGCACCTACTGTGTTCTCAACACCGTGCCACCTATAGAAG atGATCATGGGAACAGCAATAGTAGTCATGTAAAAATCTTTTTACCGAAAAAGCTGCTTGAATGTCTGCCGAAATGTTCAAGTTTACCCAAAGAGAGGCACCGCTGGAACACTAATGAG
- the Camta1 gene encoding calmodulin-binding transcription activator 1 isoform X14, giving the protein MWRAEGKWLPKTSRKSVSQSVFCGTSTYCVLNTVPPIEDDHGNSNSSHVKIFLPKKLLECLPKCSSLPKERHRWNTNERS; this is encoded by the exons atgtggcGCGCGGAGGGGAAATGGCTGCCGAAAACAAGCCGGAAG agCGTTTCCCAAAGTGTATTCTGCGGAACTAGCACCTACTGTGTTCTCAACACCGTGCCACCTATAGAAG atGATCATGGGAACAGCAATAGTAGTCATGTAAAAATCTTTTTACCGAAAAAGCTGCTTGAATGTCTGCCGAAATGTTCAAGTTTACCCAAAGAGAGGCACCGCTGGAACACTAATGAG